A stretch of alpha proteobacterium HIMB59 DNA encodes these proteins:
- a CDS encoding hypothetical protein (PFAM: conserved hypothetical protein), with protein sequence MDKFKDRERAFEAEQSHKEQSEFDKRNSRNKVFAEFILDHIGQQGNQELLKEIVLSDLEEPGDEDIIRKSLDVISQHNGSLTREDLLKKLSEI encoded by the coding sequence ATGGATAAATTTAAAGATAGAGAAAGAGCTTTCGAAGCTGAACAAAGTCATAAAGAACAATCAGAGTTTGATAAAAGAAACTCAAGAAATAAAGTTTTTGCTGAGTTTATTCTTGACCATATCGGTCAGCAAGGAAATCAAGAGTTACTAAAAGAAATAGTTCTCTCAGACCTTGAAGAACCAGGTGACGAGGATATTATCAGAAAGTCTCTTGATGTTATCTCTCAACATAACGGTTCACTAACAAGAGAAGATCTTCTAAAAAAATTATCTGAAATATAG
- a CDS encoding NADH dehydrogenase proton translocation module subunit (PFAM: NADH-Ubiquinone/plastoquinone (complex I), various chains; overlaps another CDS with the same product name), with translation MSNSSLIILGLLVPLLSALGSYVFQKNINLRDSFGVIGGIITFIISLIIFDGIQNFQDYSISLFPLIEGVDFIFRVTPLGSIFSLVASSLWILASIYTIGYMRGAGEDNQTRFVIFYSIAIHAALAIAWSGNLLVLFIFYEILTFSTFPLVGHKQNAESQAAGRVYLSILVGTSLMLFLPAIFWIWFQTGTLDFRSGGILEGKFPTEYLSFLVALLVFGIGKAAIMPIHRWLPAAMVAPTPVSALLHAVAVVKAGVFSFLVVVVYIIGPEYLFESRASDWLIWLASFTILASSIIAITKDDLKARLAYSTISQLSYIILGAALATTFAIKGASFHIITHAIGKITLFFCAGAIYVTAHVKKISQLNGLGYKTPLIFFAYTLGALSIIGVPPFVGSWSKFYLILGSLEADYLFIAIILGISSLLNIYYLLEPVFVGFRKKLTKDIHLTNAPLAVWPPVVTGLGCLLLFFYANYFDEIINGVLFL, from the coding sequence TTGAGTAACTCTTCCTTAATTATTCTCGGCTTACTAGTTCCACTACTTTCAGCTTTGGGTTCATATGTTTTCCAAAAGAATATTAATTTACGTGATTCATTCGGCGTCATAGGAGGTATTATTACTTTTATCATCAGTTTAATTATCTTTGATGGTATTCAAAATTTTCAAGATTATTCAATCTCTCTATTCCCGCTCATTGAAGGTGTAGATTTTATTTTTAGAGTCACACCTTTAGGTTCAATTTTTAGTCTTGTCGCTTCCTCATTGTGGATACTTGCTTCTATTTACACTATTGGTTATATGCGTGGCGCTGGAGAAGATAATCAAACTCGGTTTGTCATTTTTTACTCAATTGCAATTCATGCTGCTTTAGCGATCGCCTGGTCAGGAAATTTATTAGTTCTATTCATTTTTTATGAAATTTTAACTTTCTCTACTTTTCCTCTAGTAGGACATAAACAAAATGCAGAGTCCCAGGCTGCAGGAAGAGTGTATTTATCAATTCTTGTCGGTACCTCTTTAATGTTGTTTTTGCCTGCAATATTTTGGATTTGGTTTCAAACAGGAACGCTAGATTTTAGGTCAGGCGGTATACTTGAGGGAAAGTTTCCAACAGAATACCTCTCTTTTCTAGTTGCCCTTTTGGTATTTGGTATAGGAAAAGCTGCTATAATGCCAATTCACCGTTGGTTACCAGCAGCAATGGTTGCCCCAACTCCTGTCTCTGCTTTGCTCCATGCAGTGGCTGTTGTAAAAGCTGGTGTTTTTAGCTTCTTAGTTGTGGTTGTCTATATTATTGGCCCAGAATATCTGTTTGAAAGCAGGGCTTCTGATTGGTTGATATGGTTAGCTTCATTTACAATACTGGCTTCAAGTATCATTGCCATTACTAAGGACGACTTAAAAGCAAGGCTGGCATATTCCACTATAAGTCAACTTTCGTATATTATCCTAGGAGCCGCTTTGGCAACTACCTTTGCAATTAAAGGCGCTTCCTTCCATATAATTACACATGCTATTGGAAAAATTACATTATTCTTTTGTGCAGGAGCCATTTATGTCACCGCTCATGTTAAAAAAATCAGTCAGTTAAATGGTCTTGGATATAAAACACCTTTGATCTTTTTTGCTTATACTTTAGGAGCATTGTCAATAATTGGGGTTCCTCCATTTGTAGGATCATGGAGTAAATTTTATTTAATACTAGGATCATTAGAGGCTGATTATTTATTTATAGCAATAATTTTAGGTATCTCATCGCTATTGAATATTTATTATTTATTAGAACCAGTCTTTGTTGGTTTTAGGAAAAAATTAACTAAAGATATTCATCTAACAAATGCCCCATTAGCTGTTTGGCCTCCTGTTGTAACAGGATTAGGGTGCTTATTATTATTCTTTTATGCTAATTACTTTGATGAAATTATCAATGGAGTCTTATTTTTATGA
- a CDS encoding EamA-like family transporter (PFAM: EamA-like transporter family) translates to MSAFIYKSFSVLFFVLMSVCIKATGDHIPLFQVVFFRNFFALIPLFFVIYFLKLKLSTINKYPLHLGRAVIGITAMSLFFISIRYVPLVEMQTISFSSVFFISILSVFFLGEKIGYRRIIAVIVGFIGVIIILNPGSAIFSNYSFLPLIASFFLSIAVIFLKKILLTNNNILSVWIFTAFCTVISLFFYDDTWIWPQNYDLIFMVASGFLGFIAQICLTKSFQMADASLLAPLDFSSVIWSFLIGYIFFQEFITLNVLFGGLIIIMSVSYIFYRERVLKKQIVLGANKQF, encoded by the coding sequence ATGTCAGCATTTATCTATAAGTCTTTTTCAGTTTTATTTTTTGTTCTTATGAGTGTTTGTATTAAGGCTACCGGAGATCATATTCCATTATTTCAAGTCGTTTTTTTTAGAAATTTCTTTGCCTTAATTCCATTATTTTTTGTTATTTATTTTTTAAAGCTTAAATTATCAACTATTAATAAATACCCTCTGCATTTAGGAAGGGCGGTTATTGGAATAACAGCAATGAGCTTGTTTTTTATTTCAATTAGATATGTTCCTTTAGTTGAAATGCAGACGATTAGTTTTTCCTCAGTTTTTTTTATTTCAATTTTATCTGTATTTTTTTTAGGAGAAAAAATTGGTTATAGAAGAATTATTGCTGTGATCGTAGGTTTTATTGGAGTTATTATAATTTTGAATCCCGGATCAGCAATATTTTCGAATTATTCTTTCTTGCCATTGATAGCTAGTTTTTTCTTATCAATAGCAGTTATTTTTCTTAAAAAAATACTTTTAACTAATAATAATATTTTATCTGTTTGGATTTTTACTGCCTTCTGTACAGTAATTAGTCTCTTTTTTTACGATGATACTTGGATTTGGCCTCAAAACTACGATCTCATCTTTATGGTAGCCTCAGGTTTTTTAGGATTTATTGCTCAAATTTGTCTTACAAAATCTTTTCAAATGGCTGATGCTTCCTTATTGGCTCCTTTAGATTTCTCCTCAGTTATTTGGTCTTTTCTAATTGGCTATATATTTTTTCAAGAGTTTATAACGCTTAATGTTTTGTTTGGGGGATTAATTATTATTATGAGTGTTTCTTATATCTTCTATCGAGAAAGAGTACTAAAAAAACAAATTGTTCTTGGAGCAAACAAACAGTTTTAA
- a CDS encoding Chorismate mutase type II (PFAM: Chorismate mutase type II), whose protein sequence is MKKNNNIAELKKVRLKIDEIDSKIIKLIADRFKEIHKVTKLKDSHDQIIDHERITHILKTVQTKAKKNKIDPDITTRIWQIFIQEAIKLEYAKIKKTK, encoded by the coding sequence ATGAAAAAGAATAACAATATTGCCGAATTAAAAAAAGTAAGATTAAAGATTGATGAAATTGATAGCAAAATCATTAAATTAATCGCTGATCGATTTAAAGAAATACATAAAGTTACTAAACTAAAAGATAGTCATGATCAAATCATAGATCATGAGCGCATCACCCATATTCTAAAAACTGTTCAAACCAAGGCAAAAAAAAATAAGATTGATCCTGATATAACTACCAGAATTTGGCAGATCTTTATTCAAGAAGCTATAAAACTTGAATATGCAAAAATTAAAAAAACTAAATAA
- a CDS encoding glutamine amidotransferase family protein (PFAM: Glutamine amidotransferase class-I), with product MNLLIVNGYDKKGWGKLAKHKLQPICEFYRDQLKLIYPKLKTTFIYPSMELQKEYDDSFFLSFDGIVWTGSSLNIYDNTKEIKNQINLMKKLSKLPVRMFGSCWGMQMYTVCNGGQVTKNTKGREIGIAYNITLNNLGISHPLYSKKPKIFDAFASHVDHVTTMPKNSKVLSDNHYSIQSLSTSKFWGTQYHPEFNFKYTGQIMNARKKILLDEKLFSKNQIEKLIQDFKRPKSNSYSKSIYDFKLRTLELANWLKWIKSN from the coding sequence ATGAATTTACTAATAGTTAATGGCTATGATAAAAAAGGATGGGGCAAACTCGCCAAACATAAATTACAGCCTATCTGTGAATTTTATAGAGATCAATTAAAGCTAATTTATCCAAAATTAAAAACCACTTTTATCTATCCATCAATGGAATTGCAAAAGGAATATGATGATAGTTTTTTTCTATCATTTGATGGCATTGTTTGGACAGGTTCGAGTTTGAATATTTATGACAATACAAAGGAAATTAAAAATCAAATAAACTTAATGAAAAAATTATCTAAGCTGCCAGTTAGAATGTTTGGTAGCTGTTGGGGTATGCAAATGTATACCGTCTGTAACGGTGGTCAGGTAACTAAAAATACTAAAGGGCGAGAAATAGGAATTGCCTATAATATAACTTTAAATAATCTAGGGATCTCTCACCCGCTCTATTCCAAAAAACCAAAAATTTTTGATGCATTCGCCTCGCATGTCGATCATGTAACTACAATGCCAAAAAACTCAAAAGTCTTATCAGACAATCATTATTCTATTCAGTCATTATCTACTTCTAAATTTTGGGGCACTCAATATCATCCAGAGTTTAATTTTAAATACACTGGCCAGATTATGAATGCTCGAAAAAAAATACTATTAGATGAAAAACTTTTTTCCAAAAATCAAATTGAAAAGTTAATTCAAGACTTTAAGAGACCTAAATCCAATAGCTACAGCAAATCAATTTATGATTTTAAACTTAGAACTTTAGAGTTAGCAAACTGGCTAAAATGGATAAAATCTAATTAA
- a CDS encoding VIT family protein (PFAM: VIT family): protein MSDHSKMNKDEQFLLKIVQPSLLGFMDGSISTLAPVFGFAVSGDAKTAFMAGTLVSVGAGISMGQAEAISDDGKLTGRGSPVIRGIITGVATFIGGMLHTLPFLIDDISLAKDLAIIITIFELALIAIIKWKYMKSKLLTSFWQVYLGGGLVIFAGIFLERIISRFLN from the coding sequence ATGTCAGACCATTCCAAAATGAATAAAGATGAACAGTTCCTTCTTAAAATTGTTCAGCCTTCACTTTTAGGTTTCATGGATGGATCTATTTCTACATTAGCCCCTGTATTTGGTTTTGCAGTATCAGGGGATGCCAAAACAGCCTTTATGGCAGGAACTTTAGTTTCTGTAGGAGCTGGTATAAGCATGGGTCAAGCTGAAGCGATAAGTGATGACGGTAAATTAACTGGTAGGGGTTCACCTGTTATAAGAGGCATTATTACTGGTGTGGCCACCTTTATTGGTGGCATGTTGCATACGCTTCCATTTTTAATTGACGATATATCACTTGCAAAAGATCTAGCTATTATAATCACAATTTTTGAACTCGCCCTGATAGCTATAATCAAATGGAAATATATGAAAAGCAAACTTTTAACAAGCTTTTGGCAAGTATATTTAGGCGGAGGTCTTGTAATTTTTGCAGGAATATTTTTAGAAAGAATTATTTCCAGGTTTTTAAATTAA
- a CDS encoding MnhB domain-containing protein (PFAM: Domain related to MnhB subunit of Na+/H+ antiporter), which produces MKEKISSSPIFSIVSRILFAPIIIFGLYVQFHGDYGPGGGFQAGVIIAAAFILYSMIFGLKNGETLVPVKINRYLMCVGVLLYAGVGVISLFLNGKYLDYNVLSSDPSGGQHLGIILVELGVGITVATVMIALYHSFASFGDSND; this is translated from the coding sequence ATGAAAGAAAAAATATCATCTAGTCCTATTTTTAGTATTGTCAGCAGAATTTTATTTGCGCCAATTATTATTTTTGGATTGTATGTTCAATTTCATGGTGATTATGGACCTGGAGGAGGGTTTCAGGCTGGGGTAATCATTGCAGCTGCATTCATTTTATACTCAATGATTTTTGGATTAAAAAATGGTGAGACCTTGGTTCCAGTTAAAATAAACAGGTATTTGATGTGTGTAGGTGTTCTTTTGTATGCTGGTGTTGGAGTCATTTCATTATTTCTAAATGGAAAATATTTAGATTATAACGTCTTATCTTCTGATCCCTCTGGCGGACAACATCTAGGAATTATACTTGTTGAACTTGGAGTAGGTATAACTGTTGCTACTGTAATGATAGCTCTTTACCACTCCTTTGCTTCATTTGGTGATAGCAATGACTGA
- a CDS encoding NADH dehydrogenase proton translocation module subunit (PFAM: NADH-Ubiquinone/plastoquinone (complex I), various chains), giving the protein MTNMIPGLWMILVSIFLPVIPQYFRQPVMLLSVAASALSLLNGFGVFVEWEILGNTLILYQADNLTLPFALIFHLASVLVIIYGWHNKNLMENMATLAYAGAAIGAVHAGDFFSLFIWWEATALTSVFIVLAGNTPSARSSAMRYLIIQVCSGVLLLIGASLMTLQTGNYLLTKLDLSNTFSLFIFLAFGIKAAFPLLNGWLQDSYPESSPTGTVALSAFTTKLAIYALARTFPGTDTLIWIGAIMTAFPVFFAVIENDLRRVLSFSLNNQLGFMVVGIGIGTELSLNGTVAHAFVHIIYKALLFMSMGAVLHRVGTTKASELGGLYKYMPFTTVFCIIGAMSISAFPLFSGFVAKSLIMSALGGQGLILIYFILFFASAGVLEHSGIKIPYFAFFAHERKTKVKEAPFNMLLAMGIAASLCIGIGIFPNYLYSILPYAVEYHPYTIDHIISQLQLLVFAILAFLFLVKFKLYPAEIKSTVLNSDWFYRRMLPGIGKPLFQTLQIVINRLYLILNSLFEFFSGRSKKFANSSYFKVTTPSFAATVLIAILFVMLVLAVI; this is encoded by the coding sequence ATGACTAATATGATCCCAGGTCTATGGATGATTTTAGTATCCATATTTTTACCTGTTATTCCTCAATATTTTAGACAACCAGTAATGTTACTTTCTGTGGCTGCTTCAGCCTTATCTCTTTTAAATGGTTTCGGCGTATTTGTTGAATGGGAAATTTTAGGAAACACTTTAATACTTTATCAAGCTGATAACCTAACTTTACCTTTTGCTCTAATTTTTCATTTAGCCTCTGTCTTAGTTATCATTTATGGGTGGCATAATAAAAATTTGATGGAAAATATGGCTACCTTGGCCTATGCAGGTGCTGCCATCGGTGCTGTACATGCAGGAGACTTTTTTAGCTTATTTATTTGGTGGGAAGCAACCGCACTTACTTCAGTATTTATTGTATTGGCTGGAAATACACCATCAGCAAGATCATCTGCCATGCGTTATCTGATTATTCAGGTTTGTTCCGGAGTGTTGTTATTGATTGGAGCTAGCTTAATGACATTACAAACTGGCAATTATTTATTAACTAAATTAGATCTATCAAATACTTTTAGCTTATTTATATTTTTAGCTTTTGGTATAAAAGCTGCTTTCCCTTTACTCAATGGTTGGCTTCAAGACTCTTATCCAGAGTCATCTCCAACTGGCACAGTTGCGCTCTCTGCTTTTACAACAAAACTAGCGATCTACGCTTTAGCAAGAACTTTTCCGGGGACGGATACTTTGATTTGGATAGGGGCGATCATGACCGCTTTCCCAGTTTTCTTCGCAGTCATTGAAAACGACTTACGAAGAGTTCTCTCATTTAGTTTGAACAACCAATTAGGTTTTATGGTTGTAGGTATTGGAATTGGCACAGAGCTTTCTTTAAATGGAACTGTTGCTCATGCCTTTGTTCATATTATTTACAAAGCTTTATTATTTATGAGTATGGGTGCAGTTTTACATCGAGTTGGAACAACAAAAGCTTCGGAGTTAGGCGGATTGTATAAATACATGCCATTTACTACCGTATTCTGCATTATTGGTGCAATGTCAATTTCCGCATTCCCCTTATTTAGTGGCTTTGTGGCAAAATCTTTAATTATGTCTGCATTAGGAGGGCAGGGATTAATTTTAATTTATTTTATTCTATTCTTTGCCTCTGCAGGTGTGCTTGAGCATTCAGGTATAAAAATTCCTTATTTTGCTTTTTTCGCTCATGAAAGGAAAACAAAAGTCAAAGAGGCGCCATTTAATATGTTATTAGCAATGGGTATCGCGGCTTCTTTGTGTATCGGTATCGGAATTTTCCCTAATTATCTTTATTCAATTTTACCATATGCAGTTGAGTATCATCCTTATACGATTGATCATATCATAAGCCAATTACAACTTTTAGTTTTTGCTATATTGGCTTTCTTATTTTTAGTTAAATTTAAATTATATCCAGCTGAAATTAAATCTACTGTCTTAAACTCTGATTGGTTTTATCGAAGAATGCTACCAGGAATTGGTAAACCTCTCTTTCAAACACTACAAATTGTTATAAATAGACTATATTTAATCCTAAACTCATTATTTGAATTTTTCTCAGGAAGATCCAAAAAATTTGCAAACTCATCTTACTTTAAAGTCACCACTCCAAGTTTTGCGGCTACAGTTTTAATAGCAATACTTTTCGTTATGTTAGTTTTAGCAGTTATTTAG
- a CDS encoding NADH-ubiquinone/plastoquinone oxidoreductase chain 4L (PFAM: NADH-ubiquinone/plastoquinone oxidoreductase chain 4L): MVGGLFIIITSQNYIKKIVGLAIFQTSVFVFFVSLAKIIDGTAPILMKVEAIYSNPLPHVLILTAIVVGVATSALGLALVLQIYKNYNTIEEKEIEAEELKSER; the protein is encoded by the coding sequence ATGGTAGGTGGTTTATTTATCATTATTACTAGTCAAAATTATATAAAAAAAATTGTTGGTCTCGCCATTTTTCAAACTTCTGTATTTGTTTTTTTTGTTTCTCTTGCAAAAATCATTGATGGAACAGCTCCAATTTTAATGAAAGTTGAAGCTATATATTCAAATCCACTTCCACACGTTTTAATACTTACTGCTATTGTGGTCGGGGTTGCGACTTCAGCCTTAGGACTAGCTCTCGTGCTACAGATTTATAAAAACTATAACACAATTGAAGAAAAAGAGATTGAAGCAGAGGAGCTCAAGTCAGAGAGATAA
- a CDS encoding hypothetical protein (PFAM: Possible lysine decarboxylase~TIGRFAM: TIGR00725 family protein; TIGR00730 family protein), translating into MKIKNSNHKVAIFCGSMFGSNKGYKDIAIKVTEYLSNKEYGIVYGGGENGLMGVVANTALKNKAHVTGIIPKFLDHRETIHHKVDELHITKTMEERKKKFLRLSDSFIALPGGGGTIEEIGLVLSALQLGIIKNKKFIIFNYNNYWSDLINQYQKVIAKGFAYKNFGDLMIECKNLSELKKVF; encoded by the coding sequence ATGAAAATAAAAAATTCTAATCATAAAGTAGCAATTTTTTGTGGATCAATGTTTGGTTCAAATAAGGGATATAAGGATATCGCTATCAAGGTAACCGAATATTTATCCAATAAGGAATATGGCATTGTTTATGGTGGTGGAGAAAATGGACTTATGGGAGTAGTAGCGAACACTGCTTTAAAGAATAAAGCACATGTTACTGGAATTATTCCCAAATTCTTGGATCATCGTGAAACTATTCATCATAAAGTTGATGAACTTCACATCACTAAAACAATGGAAGAAAGAAAGAAAAAGTTCCTAAGGTTGTCCGATAGTTTTATAGCTCTTCCTGGGGGAGGCGGTACAATTGAAGAAATTGGATTAGTATTAAGCGCTCTACAATTAGGTATCATTAAAAATAAAAAATTTATTATTTTTAATTATAATAATTATTGGTCTGATTTGATTAATCAATACCAAAAAGTAATAGCCAAAGGTTTTGCTTATAAAAATTTTGGTGATTTGATGATTGAGTGCAAAAACCTATCGGAATTAAAAAAAGTATTTTAA
- a CDS encoding Glyoxalase/Bleomycin resistance protein/Dioxygenase superfamily (TIGRFAM: lactoylglutathione lyase) has product MEFLHTMIRVSDVDASLDFYCNKLGLIEFSRKDYEKGRFTLIFLCAPEDKNLAEQNRKPLIELTYNWDKEEYTGGRNFGHLAFRVDNIYEICQKLQDNGVVINRPPRDGHMAFIKSPDGISIELLQKGDSLEPQEPWSSMENTGSW; this is encoded by the coding sequence ATGGAATTTTTACACACAATGATCAGAGTAAGTGATGTTGATGCTTCTCTAGATTTCTATTGCAATAAATTGGGACTGATTGAATTTTCTAGAAAAGATTATGAAAAGGGTAGGTTTACACTTATTTTTTTGTGCGCCCCCGAAGATAAAAATCTTGCCGAACAAAATAGAAAACCTTTAATTGAACTTACCTATAATTGGGATAAAGAGGAATATACTGGCGGCAGAAACTTTGGCCATCTTGCATTTAGAGTCGACAATATTTATGAAATTTGCCAGAAACTTCAAGATAATGGTGTAGTTATCAACCGCCCACCCAGGGATGGACACATGGCTTTTATAAAATCACCTGACGGCATCTCAATTGAATTGCTTCAAAAGGGCGATAGTCTTGAACCACAAGAACCTTGGTCAAGTATGGAAAATACAGGTAGCTGGTAA
- a CDS encoding NADH dehydrogenase proton translocation module subunit (PFAM: NADH-Ubiquinone/plastoquinone (complex I), various chains~TIGRFAM: proton-translocating NADH-quinone oxidoreductase, chain N; overlaps another CDS with the same product name): MNFLIDDAPALVVVLPLIVSAIIAFMPSSKWPWIISMITLVVHLFISFELLSMVQISGVILYEFGNWQPPWGIAFKIDGINIGLQIIFSSFVLITTFYSRKIFLSEIHPEDSGKAYSLWLLAVASLNGIILTNDIFNLFVFLEISALSSISLIALGAGMNRKALLAAFNYLIIGAIGATFYVIGVGFAYSMTGTLNMSDLVIQLSQYSTGQLAIFAGMSFMLIGLMVKSAVFPLHLWLPPAYSYAPSAVSTLFAALATKAILYFFVRLIYEVFTFYDHYLIIFLDYVLMPLSVTAIFVGTIIAIYQDDIKKLLAYSSIAQIGYITLAFSMNDQSGITAGFIHIFNHALIKGGLFMAIGYFAISSQDRVTLSSINGYGQKYPITSFALLICGVSLIGIPLTNGFVSKLYLFQALYYNHMFITIALIAISSALAVIYFWKIVESLWFSSIKTEAVSEDPAIYIPLWIVAISIIIFGIFSAPIVELANMASSNLFGGLSN, translated from the coding sequence ATGAATTTTTTGATTGATGACGCCCCTGCTTTAGTTGTAGTTCTTCCATTAATTGTATCTGCGATCATTGCTTTTATGCCTTCTTCTAAATGGCCATGGATAATTTCAATGATAACTCTTGTTGTTCATCTTTTCATTTCTTTTGAACTTCTTTCAATGGTTCAAATATCAGGAGTAATATTGTATGAATTTGGAAATTGGCAGCCGCCTTGGGGTATAGCATTTAAAATTGATGGTATAAATATCGGATTACAGATTATTTTCTCGAGTTTTGTTTTAATAACTACTTTTTATTCTAGAAAAATTTTTCTTTCTGAAATACATCCTGAGGATAGTGGGAAAGCATATTCACTTTGGCTTCTGGCCGTAGCAAGTTTAAACGGTATTATTCTGACTAATGATATTTTTAATCTTTTTGTATTTTTAGAAATCTCAGCTCTATCATCAATATCTTTAATTGCTTTAGGTGCGGGAATGAATAGAAAAGCACTCTTAGCTGCTTTCAATTATTTAATTATAGGAGCGATTGGAGCAACTTTTTATGTAATCGGTGTTGGCTTTGCCTATTCAATGACTGGTACTTTGAATATGTCTGACTTAGTTATTCAACTTTCTCAATATTCAACTGGTCAATTAGCGATATTTGCAGGAATGTCTTTTATGCTTATCGGTCTCATGGTTAAATCAGCAGTTTTCCCTCTCCATTTATGGCTTCCTCCTGCTTATAGTTATGCCCCATCGGCCGTTTCAACTCTTTTTGCCGCTTTGGCAACGAAAGCTATTTTGTATTTTTTTGTTCGTCTAATTTATGAAGTTTTCACATTCTATGATCACTATTTAATTATATTTTTAGATTATGTTTTGATGCCTTTATCAGTCACAGCTATCTTTGTAGGCACGATCATTGCGATCTATCAGGATGATATAAAAAAACTGCTTGCATATTCTTCTATCGCCCAAATTGGCTATATTACTCTTGCTTTTAGTATGAATGACCAAAGCGGCATTACCGCTGGATTTATTCATATTTTCAATCATGCCTTAATTAAGGGAGGTCTTTTTATGGCCATTGGGTATTTTGCGATTTCCTCCCAAGATAGAGTAACTTTGTCTTCTATTAATGGATATGGTCAAAAATATCCAATTACATCTTTTGCGTTATTGATTTGTGGAGTCTCTTTAATAGGTATTCCGCTTACAAATGGATTTGTTTCAAAGCTCTATTTATTTCAAGCTCTTTATTACAACCATATGTTTATAACGATTGCGCTTATAGCGATAAGTTCTGCTCTCGCTGTAATTTATTTTTGGAAAATAGTAGAAAGCTTATGGTTCTCATCAATTAAGACTGAGGCTGTTTCTGAAGATCCAGCAATTTATATACCGCTCTGGATAGTTGCAATATCAATTATTATATTTGGAATTTTCTCTGCACCGATTGTAGAACTTGCTAATATGGCTTCTAGTAATTTATTTGGAGGGTTGTCTAATTGA
- a CDS encoding multisubunit sodium/proton antiporter, MrpG subunit (PFAM: Na+/H+ antiporter subunit; (TC 2.A.63.1)~TIGRFAM: monovalent cation/proton antiporter, MnhG/PhaG subunit) — protein MDNFINILSMISLAIGSFFIFSGSLGLIKLPDVFSRIHAAGLIDTLGSGFVVLSLVLYSGFTLVSFKLLLIPLFLLFTSPISSHAISLFAYESGLKPKAKIKKK, from the coding sequence ATGGATAACTTTATCAATATCTTATCGATGATTTCACTGGCTATAGGTTCTTTTTTTATTTTTTCAGGAAGTTTAGGTTTAATCAAATTACCAGATGTTTTTAGTAGAATTCATGCTGCAGGTTTAATTGATACTTTAGGATCTGGTTTTGTAGTTCTCTCACTTGTTCTTTATTCAGGATTCACGCTAGTGAGTTTTAAACTTTTACTTATTCCATTATTTTTATTATTCACTAGTCCAATATCTAGTCATGCAATTTCTCTTTTTGCTTATGAGTCTGGACTAAAACCAAAGGCAAAAATTAAAAAAAAATGA